AATtgtaccctttatgtgcttaacGGCAATTATCTGTGACATTTCCTTCTTTGTTAGGTTGCGTGGCTTTTCGAAAACAAAGTactatgagtggaccccttaTAAAATGCATGTGTTattagtagaaatgcatacatgagaagcatgatttaatgattacgttttataagataacatgcttattgagactagtttgaattattactatttttcctataacccgtgttctttATAGAagatatgatggatgactatataatatttagaacatgtttcaaacacctctttatagtatagatgatggatgactttatactatgaagttgcttttcaaatatatgtatgttcaatggttttgtacttacctagtggtctcTATTCCGCTACGGGACAAGGGATAGATTCCATCACAGGCGAGGTTaaggtgttggcatagggcgcAAAGATGATTTTCCTTTGGCAATTGGCACAGGGACGGGGAGTTGGCATGGGGCCTGGAGGGATATTggacattcactagtgattattatatatacgaGATATGTTTTGAGACATTGCATGGCATGATaggtttcagaaaacctatttTAATCATGTtatatgagttttcataaaacctgagggttagtatgtttataactattttattatatctatatcaacttagtccactcatgtttgttttgcgctccCTTCAGGactagaatcgaggcatacaatcctgGCGTCAAGGCACTTCCACAACAGCATCTTCGAGttctctcggtgtaggacccattcttttattcattcaatttttatataaattcttttagtgttctagattAGATGTGTGCTCTGAATATGTTCCTaaaatgcatattcattattcttttaaatttataagtctttatttcttgttctcagcatttgccttcaataaatggctttcgtcaccctcaggtgtcAACCAACACGTACCTaccctggtattcggggaatatcgggaTCAGGGCGTGTCACAAATAATGTTGTAAGTGCATATAAGTTACCACCAAGGCAAAATCATGGTGTACCTCCTAATCGGTTTTCTCCAGAAGGAAAATTGAAGTATCCAATAGCCAATTATGTGTCGTGCAAGAATCTGGCACCTGAACGTCAAGCATGGGTAAATAATGTGGAGTCAATTCAAGTGCCAACTCGAGTGGAGGAAGCTTTGAAGGATCATATGGTGTTGATTACCAGGAAACCTTTTCTCTAGTAGCTAAGATGAATATGGTACGTGTTCTTATTTCTTAAGCTGTAAATTTGGATTGGCCACTGAAATAATTTGGTGTAAAgaatgcctttcttcatgggcatttggaggaagaagtatatatggattttcctccGGGATATGACGATTGCGAAAGTCACTCTATGGACTTAAGCAGTCACCTCATGCATGGTTTGGTAGATTCACTCAAGTCATGAGAAAGAATGGGTATTATCAGAGTCATTTTGATCACAAGTTGTTTGTGAAACGGAGAAGCGGTAAAGTGACAACCTTGATTATTTATGTGGATGTTATGATAATAACTAGTGATGATTTTGATGAGATtgtaaaattagaaaaaaaaaccttgatGCCGAGTTTGAGATAAAGAACTTGGGAGATttaaagtattttcttggaGTCGAAGTTGCTCGTTCATCCAAAGATATTTTCTTGTCTCAAAGTAAATATGTTCTAGATTTGTTAAAGGAAACATGTATGCTTGAGTGTATAACTGTGGACACTACTATTGTGGAGAAACATCACTTAGGGATTTTTCCGGATCAAAACCCAATTGACAAAGGCCAATATCAGAGACTAGTAGGGAGACTAATTTATTTGGCCCACACTCGTCCAGATATTGCCTATGCAGTGAGTGTGGTGATTCAGTTTTTGCACTTACAAAGTGTGGATCATATGGCTGCAGTTATGCGAATTTTAGCGTATTTAAAGTCTGCTCCAGGAAAGAGAATTTTGTATGAACATCATGGTCATAATCGGTACAGGTTAACTTCAGCAACTATCCTTCTAATCTTGCATGATTAAGGCACAATATGAATGTACGATGGAAGGTCAAAATTATTTTCATGTACGGTAGATATCATGGCAAGTTTAGATGAAGGCCTTCTCTTATAAAAGTTACCATATCAGAAGGTCAGAAATATACAACTGATGTGGTAAACAGTAATTTTATGGGCAGTTAAATTATACTAGCCAGTAGAATTATTCAATCGCTCTGTTTAAGATCCATGAGTCATGCAGTCGATTTACTTTTGGTTCTCTCTTGTGCAGGTACCGAAACACTACCCCTTTCAAATTACTGGTCCATTGATGTTAGGGATGTTGCCACTGCTCATATTCTAGCATTTGAAGTTCCTTCAGCAAGTGGAAGATATTGTTTAGTTTCAAATGTTACACACGCTTATGAGGTTCTGAAGATTATACAAGAACTTTATCCCACTTTGCACCTTCCTGGCAAGTAAGTTATTGGAAAATTTCTGTGAGTAATTGATGCCCTTCCATTAACTAAGATTACTCATGAGTAGCCAAAATCAAATGGGAGAAGAATAACATTAGCTTTCATAACAATGTGCATTTGACAGTGACACTGcataaacatttttttgttccttttagatattaaaatatgcattttgAAAAGAGAGATCAAATTTTACACTGAAAGTGGCATACTTCTAAGTTTTTCGTTGTTGTTATTACTAGCAGATGTGAGGTTGGTAGTACTTTAGAACTGAAATATCAAGTATCCGCTGCAAAAGGTTTAGGAATTAATTTCCTTCCTTTGGAAGCAACTCCCAGGGATACAATTGAAAGCCTGAAGGAGAAAGGCTTCCTCAAGATTTGAAATATGCAATTTCCATATGAACTTGTTAAGTTAGTGCAATGAGACTTTCCTACGTTAATCTGCAGACACCCACAGGGGTTGATTACGCAAATGCTCAGACGTTGTGTAACGACTCGTCCCTAAATATTAcggttttataattttaaaatgttaatttaCAAAAATACCCCTAAGGAGGAAAGCGTTGACTTCCGTTGACTCTCATTCTATGACATGTAGAAACTtttcctttaattaattcatgTTGCACTCGTCGCTACGAATGTGTGGGCACAAGGAAAATCGAATTTGGAGGTACGATGAACGTTTTACAGAATTACGAAGTCGAGGGGCAAAGTAGTCAATTCACTATTCTAGATATTAAGGTTTTggatatttgtttattttattaatttttctggtggatttttGTAGTCATGGGGCCCACACCTCACTTCCTCTTCCCCATTGTGTCTTCCTTTCCCCCAATACTCTCGGACTCTCTCGAAACTTTCCCTCATCACTCTCTATCACCCCTCACCTAAAACACTTTTCCCCGTTCTATGTCCTCTGAGAACCACTGAGGCACCATTGGCCTCCCCACTCCGACAACCACCGCACCATCACCCATtcatttttggttttctaaaCCCCCTCATTCTCATTCTCATTCTCTAAACTCTGTGTCCATTGCATAGAAACAGGAATGGTGATCACCTGTCATCGCTGACTGCGACGAGGTTGACATACCATTAGGCTACCATCACTTCTTATATGTGAAAACCTAGGAATCGGAGACCACACCCTGGACCCTCTGTCTCATGTCTTTGTCTTCCCCACTACATAGAACGACTAAGCCAAGACTAGCATCGCCATTTTCTCCAGCGAGTTAACTTAGAACCTAAAAACGAAGGTGAGCATGACAATAGGATTTACCTCAACTTTTGGTGACATTTTCTAGTTATATGGGTGGATTTTGGGTTGAAGATCGAGGGTTTTAACCATGTTCGTGTCTGTCCTTCATTTTCCAGTTTTCCAGCGAGGACCTATGGACTATCGAGCCATTTTCTAGCCAACTCCGACCACGGCTAGCTACATGATATGTATATTATTCTTCCTTGTTCCTtaggcttcaatttggtatattgAATTACTAGTTTTAGTCTGGTTTTGGGGATGAACGGAGCTctccaagctccatttttcttctttgttaaAGTAGGGGCTAACCCATAGCTTGAAACCAGGTCGACCTAACCCGCAACCCAAAACCAAGCACAATCCAATAACTAGGCCCTTACTAGGTTTTTCGATGTGCCGAATCCGAATCCGCtatccgttttcccaaattcgatCATTTTAGTAGAGTTTTATAAATggtctttatttttgtttatgtgtGTCGGTTGGATGTGATCCCATCCTCCCTAGTTCGAGCAGCTCTCCGGCAACAaaatatctgtgagtggaccctttctcaaattgcatgtttttataaaatattaggcttgcatgcatttcatatttcatgaattgagtatgttttatggaaaatttatgatttatttaaaTTGCTTCTACGAAATATTgatgatttattgaatttacgTTTTACTAAAGGTTATGAATTATTGGATTTTCGTATATGAAATTCTATGGATTTACGAATATGATTTATTTATGATTATGAATTGATGCTTTGAGCTTTTGAGCTCCGGTGATTTGATATGAGATTGTGAGATATGTTTTATGTGTttatctagtgggttatcatacaacacataCATAGAATACGAGTATGTAgatgtctatggccataggacacaaTTGATGATATTTATGACATACTCCCAGCTTCACTAGCCATGGCTAGTGTCAGTGCGTTatgttatatgtatatgtttcttctctggcgtaacccagagttgtacagcttcaccttcgggtgatcgACCCATTATTTCTTCACTGGCCTAACCCAATGTCGTACAACTTCACATTCGGGTGATGGACCCACTATATATGTTTCTTCTCTGGTGTAACCCAGAATCGTACAGTTTCACCTTTAGGTGATAGACCCATTATTTCTTCACTAGCGTAAACCAatgtcgtacagcttcaccttcgggtgattgACCCACTATATATGTTTTTCTCTGGCGTAACCCAGAGTCGTACAGTTTCACCTTCAGGTGATGGACCCATTATTTCTTCACTAGTGTAACCCAGTGTTGTACAAGTACACCTTCAGGTGATGGACCCATTATATATGTTTCTTATCTGGCGTAACCCAGAgttgtacagcttcaccttcaggTGATGAACCCATTATTTCTTCACTGGCATAACCCAGtgtcgtacaacttcaccttcgggtgatggttATGCCTTCGGGCGACTATGACACCCCTAGTTGAGTACCTCAATGATGTGATTTACGGATGTTTTACGGATTTACCTTCAGGCGTTTATATTACCTTTACTAAGCACTAGTTTACACGTACATGTTTTACGAATGTTtttcatggcatgctagagttttcaaAAAACCTACTATGTAGTACTATatattaggggtgggcaaacgggtcctggaCCCCCGGGTCGGGGCGGCTATATGCAGTTCGGGCCAGGTACAGGGCAGgtccaaaaattcaaaatgtagAACAGACCGGGGCCAGGCGGATCCATGTAATTAACGGGGCGAGTAACAGATTTTGAGGAAACGAGCCCCCAGCCCAGACCGTTTCCTAGGTCCCAACTTGTTTCTTCTAATTCCATCTCGAACAATGCACAGCTTGTAAagttataaattaatataatataaaatcaccAAGACAGATGCTTGGTGTATAAGAAGCCACATATGCTTTTTTTGTTGGAAACAGTACACACACGCCACACTCAGAGACAGAAGCAATAAAGTCTTCCCCCACCTCACTCTACTGTCTCCCTCAATCTACCCTGTTACCTGTCCTCTTCTGCAACAAGATaacattttttaacttttcatatAATTCCACATCTACCCTTTGAGAGAATTCAGAGATCCTtccatttgtttttatacagCCAAaaaccaataacacaaggatgaggaaggaaagagaggGAGGCCCAGAAATCCCAATCGCCATAAACGACTTCGAGGGTCTCCTGACCTCCGATTTCGACTTCAAACCCTCCGGCAAATCGACCCCAATCACTGAACCCAGACCATCATACTCCTCTGCCTCATCTCCCCTCCTCGCCGCTGTTGTATTCTTGGTTGTGGGCATCGCCTGATGACCCACTAGAAGTCTAGAAGGTGCTGTTGTGTCGACAAGTAGGCCTCAGCACTCCACCTTGTTAAATTTGGGAACGCTCGAGTGGAAGTAGATCTATACCAAAGCATCTGCAATTCTGGGTAGCTGTTGAACAAGTTGTCGTCCCCAAGAATGAAGATGTTGTGaaaagtagaaagaaaaaaagaaactagCAGTATGCCCAAAaagtcgaaagaaaaaaaaaagtaattggaCCCGTAGACCCCCGAACTGGCCCGTTTCAAATGGGTCGGGTTAGGTTCAGTTCCTAAACTCATAATTCTTCTACCCGGTCCGACCCACCCATTACATTTTAAAATGGGTAGAGTCCGGTTCCTCCAAATTTAGGCCCGGCCCCGCCCGTGCCCAGCCTTACtgtatatgtgttttcaaaacaaggggttagtatgttcagaaagaaaatggtttttcttattattagtattagtattataaactttggttcacttaccctttgttttgcgcccccctTCAGGAGTTAGAAACAAGGCATCCGATCCCACGATCAGGGCACTTACGTATAGGTATCTTCGAGTCTTCTCTGTGTAAGACCCATTCCTTTATTCGTatatttgtataattattcttgattagttgtatgctttgaacatGTTTCTGCATTGACatatttctttctaattaagtatttgatttgtatgcatgtttaaaatggctttgtcaccctcgggtgtcagccagcacatACCTATCCTGATATTTGGTGATATCGGGGTCGGGACGTGTCACGTTGCTTTCAGATCGTTTTGTATGATTCAATAAAATGGTAGAATTGCATGgaaaaaacttgatttttaatCATGCGCAATAATACCGAGGACTTATCGGTTTGCAGTGTTTTAGCATATGAAATAAGCAGATCCTTTCTAAACCAAAGTTTGATACATAAACAATGACTTCCAACcagataaaataataattaacgttttcctttcatattgtttttaattttttttcaatatgcaTAGTAAACAATGATTTCCATTACACAACAGAACCACTTCACCTACACCAGACCTCCAGCCCTTCACCTAAATTTCCACCATAAGAAACCATCTACTCGACCATTACATAAGTTGTTTAGCTAACTTTCCACCTTAAGTAACCACCAACTCTACCATTATATAACTGAAGTTGTAAGAGATAGACACAGAGAGAAATGAGTGGGGGAACGAAGGTTGTGTGTGTAACAGGAGCCTCCGGCTACATAGGCTCGTGGCTTGTGAAGCTCTTGCTACAAAGAGGTTATACTGTCAGAGCTACCGTTCGCGACCCAAGTAAGTATTACTTCTAGTTCATAACCTTCTTCCGACCTACAACAATATTGTTGTCCTTAACTTCAGCATCTAGGTGCATCCTAGGTGGGATCTgcaccattttatttcaaagcaCCTCACTGCAAGTTAGGGAGAACTACCACTTATGGCCCGTCTTATTACAATTTTGTTACTAGTTTTTGACTTTTGTGTGTGTGACATGAGAAAAGTATAAATGGAAACGAGGGAAAAATAAAGTATTGAGATGGAGGGAGAAGATATAAAGAAGAATGAATGAAGACAAAATCTTCGTGTGCCTTTCCTTGTACATTTCTTTTACATTCCTCCCATCATTCTTGCTCCACTCTTCTAtatccctcatttctctcatgtATTTCTCCTCGACCTCCAACGCAAAAATGATAACTAAAAcctaaaaacaaaatggttagCAAACGAGTGTTTAATATACCCCTTATGAACTTTCACTTCTCCGACATGAGACAATTGTATTTGACACCCAATAGCTAATATTTTTGACAGCTTAAAATTCAATGTATGTCCAGTGGGGTGGTTGTAATCCTAGTTCAACTCACCAGTTCTGTTTGTGTAATGCCACAGATGATCCAAAGAAAACAGAGCACTTGCTCTCACTTGATGGAGCAAAAGAAAGGCTTCATTTGTTCAAGGCAGGTTTATTAGAAGAAGGAGCTTTCGACCCCGTAATTGATGGATGCGTTGGTGTTTTTCATACAGCATCGCCTGTACAACTTTCAGCCACTGACCCACAGGTTTGTCCTTTTCACTTCACGCTTTGAATATTCCATCATGTGTTTCAAGACTTCCGATGTAAAAATCGAAATGATAAGTTTTTCCATATTTCAGGCAGAAATAGTTGAGCCTGCAGTGAAGGGAACTCTGAATGTTCTAAAATCATGTGCGAAATTTCCCACTGTCAAGAGAGTGGTTTTAACATCTTCCATGTCTTCAGTATCGTTTAGTAGAACACCGATAACTTCTgatatggttttggatgaaacatGGTACTCAGATCCACTTGTTTGTGAGCAGAACCAGGTACGCTTGCATACTCCCGAGTTTCACCTTGTATTCGTTGTTAGTTTGTTTGATTTCAATATCAGTAGCAACAAGATTTAATCTAGTTACATCAGTTACGTGTATGGATGAAGTTCTGTAATAGAAAGAACAACATTCATTGGATGTGTATTGTGTTTCTAATACTCAAAAGACTGCCAATTTATTGATCACATAAGAACTTCCTTCATCATGTGCTCAGAGATGGTATCCGCTCTCCAAAATTTTAGCTGAGGAGGCTGCCTGGAAATTTGCAAAAGAAAATGGGATCGACTTGGTGTCGATGAATCCAGGGATTGTGATTGGTCCGCTCTTACAGCCAACTCTTAATGGCTCCGTGGAGCTGATTGCAAATATCATAAGTGGTACAATTCTGCAACTAAATTACTTCTTGGGTTCTTAGCCAATAGATAATTTTTCACCCCCTGTGCGTTTAAAAATCCCTGTGATGCAAGCAATTGATTGTGTTTTGTTTCTCTTTCGGGCTCAGGTATCCAAACACCATTTCTAAATTATACATTTGTAGACGTTAGAGATGTTGCCTCTGCCCATATTCAAGCATTCGAAGTTCCTTCAGCTAATGGCAGATATTGTTTAGTTGGCCAAGTAGCTGACGGCCCCGATACTCTACAGATTTTACGACAACTTTACCCCACTTTGTGCCTTCCTGAGTTTGGCAATCCTTCTGACTCAAAGTATCAAGTGTCAAAGGAGAAAGCGAAAAGTTTGGGAATTAATTTCCTTCCTCTGGAAGCAAGTCTAAGGGACACTATTGAAAGCCTCAAGGAGAAGGGCTTCCTCAATATctgaagtgtgcaacttacatgCATATCGGTAGGATATTTTGAAAACATGCTTAAAGGAAATATTTGGCCATACTGTGGTTTGAATCCGTTGAATTTTATTTCCTGGTAAAGTACTGTATTTGCAGTAAAAAATATTTGTTCCGGTTACGACTTGAGACTCTCTTAAATTAGTTCAtttcaattcttttgttttaaattttagaaaTGCATGGCAAAACTCAATTTTGAATCAATTAATGTGAAATAAAATGTTGGAAATTAATCTCTATGCAACAAATACGATGAGGTGTTGATCTCGAAGTGTTTGTTCATAATAAACAAGGGTGCCGATCACATAACTGAAGTTTCAGTGAATTTCCACCCTAAGAAACATCAACTCTACCGTTTACGTAACGGAGTTGTTAGAGATAGACACAGAGAAAGAATGAGTGGAGAAACAAAGGTTGTGTTTGCAACAGGAGACTCTGGCTACACAGCGTCATGGCTTGTGAAGCCCTTAGTACAAAGAGGTTATACTGTCAAAAGTACTGTTTGTGATCCGAGTAAGTATTGTCAGTAAACTTACCTAACAGTTAGTTTTTTAGTGTTCATTTTCAAAGTCTGGATTTTGTATTCTGTATTGTGTTTTTTATTCTgttctcgtttttttttttttttaaaagaaccaTTTATAGGATCCAAGTCATATTCTGAAATCTTGATCTGGAAAGGCAATTGTGGTTCTGAAACCTACTTGTCATATAAGGCAAACCTTTAGGCCAACTGTGTTGGAGCCCACATCCTCTTTAACTTCTTCAGCCCATCCGATGGAACTGGTTATGAGTTTTATCTCAAAAGGCCTCGCTGCAATCTTAGTTCAACTCAATAGTTCTGTTTGTCTATGTCACGGAATATGATTCTAAGAAAACAGAGCAATTGCACTCACTTGATGGAGCAAATGAATTATGAAAGGCTTCAATTGTTCAAAGCTGATTTAGTCTAAGAAGGGTCTTTCGACGGGTAGTTGAACAAAATCGATGTAAAGCCAGAATATTTTTCTCCTTATTTCAGGCAGATTTAGTTGGCCCTGCAGTTAAAGGGGACACAATGTTTTAAAATCATGCATGAAATTTCCGTCAAGAAGTGGTTTTAACATCTTCTATGGCTTCAGTAAAGATGACTGGAACCCTCTAACATCTGATGTGGTTATGGATGAAACATGGTACTCGGATTCACTTTTATTAAGAGAATCGCGAGGAGAACAAGGCCATGATTCCGTCGTGTTTAAGGTCAAAAACGACTGTTTAGGCTTCCAAAACtgcaaaataaatttgtaatgaGTTTTAGACTTTTCGATTTCCGGCTAATTAATGTCATTTTAATTTCATAAGCTTTTAATTTGCCCAACGAAGTTATAAGTGACTTATTTAAGTCGTTGATGTTCTCATTATAAATCATCAATTcaatatttaataaaataactctttggtatttctctTAAACAAAAggtgaatttcaaattttagttcTTTAAGAATTTACTGTTGTAATTCTTATACTTCGTACTTCGTCGTTGTTCTCTTGAAAATATTGATTGTTTTAGCAAAAGGTGAACAAATCTTTTTAAAAAGTGCAAAAAGACATGTAATACTTGAACAAATCGTTGAGGTACATCATTTGGAACTCCCCAAACTACGTCTTGGTCACTCGTTGTTCCTTTTTTATTAGTAGATAAATTGTGCAAGGTAAAAGGAGGATTAATTGTGTTTTATGGTTTAAAGGGATGCACATGCAACAAAAAAAACGTCAAAACCCCTTCAATGTAAAATATTGCCATGtatcaaaaccaaaatttaGAAACTTTAAAACGGCGGGGCATAAAAACTGACAAGCATATGCAACGAAACAAAATCatcaactttaaaacattagaTGTATCCTATATGAGATATTTAGtccaattttcttttataaaatatggtaagaatattatatattatatactctTCTATTGatcatttatattttatttttatttatacaaCGAATATTTACACAAAGAGATAAATGAATAAATATTTCGAACTCGCCATTCACTAGAATCTAATGCCTATCattttacaagtgaagataaatacaacaacaacaacaacaacaacaacaacaacaaagccttttcccactaagtgggatcggctatatgaatcctagaacgccattgcgctcggttttgtgtcatgtcctccgttaaatccaagtactctaagtcttttcttagagtctcttccaaagttttcctaggtcttcctctaccccttcggccctgaacctctgtcccgtagtcacatcttcgaaccggagcgtcagtcggccttcttttgcacatgtccaggtcaccggagccgattttctctcatctttcctacaatttcggctactcctactttacctcggatatcctcattcccaatcttatcctttctcgtgtgcccacacatcccacgaagcatcctcatctccgctacacctattttgtgtacgtgttgatgcttcaccacccaacattctgtgccatacaacatcgcaggccttattgtcgtcctataaaattttcccttgggcttcagtggcctacgacggtcacacaacacgccggatgcactctttccatccagctcgtattctatggttgagatctccatctaattctccgttctcttgcaagatagatcctaggtagcgaaaacggtcgctttttgtgatcttcgctagattgctccggtcattagtgtggataagtatataaatggatagagataggaaagcaaacacaagatgtacgtggttcacccagattggctacgtccacggaatagaagagttctcattaattgtgaagggtttacacaagtacataggttcaagctctcctttagtgagtacaagtgaatgatttagtacaaatgacattaggaaatattgtgggagaatgatctcgtaatcacgaaacttctaggtatcggagtgtggtgtcgtcttgacttgccttatctgtctcataggtagatgtggcatcttctctggaagtactcttcctccacccaggggtggtatctttaactggtggagatgcacaaggtaatgtatcaatttcacttgaagcttacttgtagtttcaggcttggtcaagcgcgatacaaaccatgtagtaggagtcccccaagtcgccgagctagggggtctgctgaaagaggtgacagacaaagtaagcaatcagagctccgaccgattgttcaccttctccccatcttgcagcagcatgaaggataaagagaagaaaaatgagaagagatgatatgagatacttttgcttttgaagaagtaactttccacaggcttattcttgaactgagctggagggttttctggtttcctccaaagtataaggccgactgaagaatttgagggtcaaaacaagtccatcaaatctagagtatgttccaccctgctgatatgggatactttttcttttgacagagtaatggatgtatcggcacgtgtgttgttatgcttgtctccacatgcttccttgtatccttcgcacttgccctatctgttcctcaagcagatgcggaatcttccctggaaacataagatgttgaagatgagtactcgagagcaatgtcaggtaagtaatcaggtaaggggttccaggcagtcagttcctggctggaagcttgattccaagtgctgactgattgctctctttcttcttgtcttgcaggtaaaaacaaggccaaaagaaaagacagggaaaaagcatgatatgggatactcttgcttttaaccctgatgatatgagatattcttgctctagtatagcttgtttgcagaggtattatcggggggaaagaaagctgaatatttcgaaaggcttcgttgggagtgccctcttagatatgatgaagggttgagcatttttgcaggtctgcctgtccgttggggatggaggtcgacatatataggagtctccctaacaacaagtagtaatgctattcctttaccttgcttggtcatagcacggtagtgggagctgccagtttcacatgttttaactctgtcagagcactttgaaaaagtggtctgtggtatctggctctcgagattcggagaacgatgcctcttcgatttttgagaaagcaatc
This is a stretch of genomic DNA from Malus domestica chromosome 02, GDT2T_hap1. It encodes these proteins:
- the LOC103412876 gene encoding phenylacetaldehyde reductase-like, producing the protein MSGGTKVVCVTGASGYIGSWLVKLLLQRGYTVRATVRDPNDPKKTEHLLSLDGAKERLHLFKAGLLEEGAFDPVIDGCVGVFHTASPVQLSATDPQAEIVEPAVKGTLNVLKSCAKFPTVKRVVLTSSMSSVSFSRTPITSDMVLDETWYSDPLVCEQNQRWYPLSKILAEEAAWKFAKENGIDLVSMNPGIVIGPLLQPTLNGSVELIANIISGIQTPFLNYTFVDVRDVASAHIQAFEVPSANGRYCLVGQVADGPDTLQILRQLYPTLCLPEFGNPSDSKYQVSKEKAKSLGINFLPLEASLRDTIESLKEKGFLNI